The following is a genomic window from bacterium.
CCCCACGAAATTGATCGGAAAGGATGAGATTATGAATAAAGAGTTGATTGCTAGAATGCAGCAGAAGTTTGATTCTCTGGCCCAGGTTGTGCCGGATGAGAATATCGAATTCTGGTTTGCTCGCGACCTTCAAGAGCCTCTGGGGTATGTCCGTTGGGAGAACTTTCTCACGGCGGTAGAACGCGCCGTAACGTCTTGCGAGACAATGGGCTTCGAGGTCTCCGACCATTTTCGTGACGTCACGAAAAAGGTCTCGCTTGGCAGTGGCGCTGAGCGGGAGATATTCGATCTCATGCTGACCCGCTATGCCTGCTATCTTATAGCCCAGAACGGCGACCCACGCAAGGAGCCGATCGCCTTTGCTCAGAGCTACTTCGCGCTGCAGACGCGCAAGCAGGAGCTGATCGAGGATCGGATGCGGCTTCAGACTCGACTGGAGGCCCGTGACCGGTTAAGAGACGCCGAAAAGACACTCTCCAAAAACATATATGAGCGAGGCGTGGATGACTCCGGCTTCGCCAGAATCCGCTCCAAAGGAGACGCTGCCCTGTTTGGCGGAAAGACAACGAAAACGATGAAGCTCAAGTTTGGCATTACTCTGAGCCGCCCGTTGGCGGATTTCCTGCCCACTCTTACTATCGCGGCCAAGAATCTCGCGACGGAAATTACGAACTACAACGTTGAACAGGAAGACTTGCAGGGCGAGGCGCCAATAACATGTGAACACGTTCAGAACAACGCAAGCGTCCGGGAGATGTTAGGACAGCGCGGGATCAAGCCGGAGTGTCTTCCAGCGGAGGAAGACATCAAGAAACTCCAGAGACGGGTCAAAACGGAAGA
Proteins encoded in this region:
- the dinD gene encoding DNA damage-inducible protein D, with translation MNKELIARMQQKFDSLAQVVPDENIEFWFARDLQEPLGYVRWENFLTAVERAVTSCETMGFEVSDHFRDVTKKVSLGSGAEREIFDLMLTRYACYLIAQNGDPRKEPIAFAQSYFALQTRKQELIEDRMRLQTRLEARDRLRDAEKTLSKNIYERGVDDSGFARIRSKGDAALFGGKTTKTMKLKFGITLSRPLADFLPTLTIAAKNLATEITNYNVEQEDLQGEAPITCEHVQNNASVREMLGQRGIKPECLPAEEDIKKLQRRVKTEEKKLALQSGALPDEEGEDEGP